In the genome of Alphaproteobacteria bacterium, the window CTAATATCTTGCGTGTCTCATGGGCCGATTTTTTCTTCCACCACCCACTTAATTCATCAAGCAAGGTTAGTTTGTGCGCAAACTTTTCATTGAGTGTGACATCTGGAATGTCACCGCCAGCAGGAACATAAAGGCAATGAAGCTCCGTTTTATCGGGAAGGGTTGCGTGAATATGCCGGCAATCATCCTTGCCCGCCCAACGCTCAATAGAAAGATTGGCAAGTGGCACACGCGATAAAATGGCAACGCCATTATACCCCTTCATGCCGTGAATATGCTGGTGCTTATAGCCA includes:
- a CDS encoding endonuclease/exonuclease/phosphatase family protein; translated protein: MRIATWNINSVRLRQDMVKRFMSEHQPDVLCLQETKTPDELFPRDAFTGLGYKHQHIHGMKGYNGVAILSRVPLANLSIERWAGKDDCRHIHATLPDKTELHCLYVPAGGDIPDVTLNEKFAHKLTLLDELSGWWKKKSAHETRKIL